A stretch of the Polyangiaceae bacterium genome encodes the following:
- a CDS encoding nucleotide exchange factor GrpE codes for MTDENQPEGQDNGGAPPEAAETPPPEQPAPDPLAEAKAEAAKFREQLLRTAADFDNFRKRTRKELTDAEIRGREDLLKDLLPVFDNLERAMSHADAATDVQALADGLRMVSRQFLDTLGKLGIERVQSVGQPFDPAVHEAIQHLESADHPAGVVLTEVQAGYRQAERLLRPALVVVSKGAPKPSESPAPAEEPS; via the coding sequence GTGACCGACGAGAACCAGCCGGAAGGACAGGACAACGGCGGCGCTCCCCCGGAGGCGGCCGAGACTCCGCCACCGGAGCAGCCGGCGCCCGATCCCTTGGCGGAAGCCAAGGCCGAGGCCGCGAAGTTTCGCGAGCAGCTGCTCCGGACCGCGGCCGATTTCGACAACTTCCGCAAGCGCACGCGCAAGGAGCTGACCGACGCCGAGATCCGCGGGCGGGAGGACCTGCTCAAGGACCTGTTGCCGGTGTTCGACAACCTCGAGCGCGCAATGAGCCACGCCGATGCGGCAACCGATGTTCAGGCTTTGGCGGACGGCCTGCGCATGGTCTCGCGCCAGTTCCTCGACACTCTCGGCAAGCTCGGCATCGAGCGGGTGCAGTCCGTGGGCCAGCCCTTCGACCCGGCAGTGCACGAGGCGATCCAGCATCTGGAGTCGGCCGATCACCCCGCGGGCGTGGTGTTGACAGAGGTCCAGGCCGGCTACCGGCAGGCCGAACGCCTGCTGCGCCCGGCGCTGGTCGTGGTGTCCAAGGGCGCACCCAAGCCCTCGGAATCACCCGCGCCGGCCGAGGAACCGAGCTGA
- a CDS encoding serine/threonine protein kinase: MSALPVPGRLIADKYRLLERIGTGGMSEVYRAEALATGRVVAVKLLLPHKLEDPNFVARLFQEAHSGFRIRHSGLVQVYDTGQSELGPFLVMDYLLGESVGRRLFEHGRFPTRAALATMLPVLEALQAAHDAGVVHRDIKPGNIFYSVEGPERVSVKLLDFGVAKVLWPSGAAPRTNTGIVMGTPDYLSPEQASGEVALDGRSDVFAAGVVLFEMLTATRPFHAPTAVATAFKVTHGRTPLLRERGGPNDPTLQAIIERALAKRPDERYASARELGRELGSLCGNPAEQDAALRELVRPERFWPAERAGSGERPATPRAVEELSPSPSRASGWTPPSALPTSSAPRSAAAPATNAERQVRGIVLRSIDQYARQVFGDATRERILDVLPKDVAAELEYESMQAIVLYDLEVLNRYADGVTREAAMGNVGWARAAGAYAVGGELGAVLRNALKPAEVPVLLRRLTPTLSRIFSFGSWDLDDASRISTLRIGDMERLGAPARLWLVGVIEGALAAAGARARTTIVRGDVAYAPQIILDVVAS; the protein is encoded by the coding sequence ATGAGCGCTCTCCCCGTACCCGGAAGACTAATCGCCGACAAGTACCGGCTGCTCGAGCGGATCGGGACGGGCGGGATGAGCGAGGTGTACCGCGCCGAGGCGCTGGCGACCGGTCGCGTCGTGGCGGTCAAGCTGCTCCTGCCGCACAAGCTCGAGGATCCCAACTTCGTCGCGCGCCTGTTTCAAGAGGCACACTCCGGCTTCCGCATTCGGCACTCCGGCCTGGTGCAGGTCTACGACACGGGTCAGTCGGAGCTCGGGCCCTTCTTGGTGATGGACTACCTCCTGGGTGAGAGCGTCGGGCGCAGGCTCTTCGAGCATGGTCGCTTCCCGACTCGGGCCGCGCTGGCGACGATGCTGCCCGTGCTCGAAGCGTTGCAGGCGGCTCACGACGCCGGGGTCGTGCACCGGGACATCAAGCCCGGGAACATCTTCTATTCCGTCGAAGGGCCCGAGCGAGTCTCGGTCAAGCTGCTCGACTTCGGGGTGGCCAAGGTGCTCTGGCCCAGCGGAGCCGCTCCGCGCACCAACACCGGGATCGTGATGGGCACCCCGGACTACCTCTCGCCGGAGCAGGCCAGCGGCGAGGTCGCGCTCGATGGGCGGAGCGACGTCTTCGCCGCCGGTGTGGTCCTGTTCGAGATGCTCACCGCGACGCGCCCATTTCACGCGCCCACGGCAGTGGCCACGGCGTTCAAGGTCACCCACGGCCGCACGCCGCTCTTGCGCGAGCGCGGCGGTCCCAACGACCCGACGCTTCAGGCCATCATCGAGCGCGCGCTGGCCAAGCGCCCCGACGAGCGCTACGCCAGCGCACGTGAGCTCGGGCGGGAGCTCGGCTCCCTGTGCGGAAACCCGGCGGAGCAGGACGCCGCGCTCCGCGAGCTGGTGCGACCCGAGCGGTTCTGGCCGGCGGAACGCGCGGGGAGCGGCGAACGTCCGGCGACTCCGCGCGCCGTCGAGGAGCTCTCGCCCTCGCCGTCCCGCGCCAGCGGCTGGACCCCGCCGTCGGCCCTCCCGACGAGCAGTGCGCCTCGCTCGGCCGCCGCGCCGGCCACGAACGCAGAGAGGCAGGTCCGAGGCATCGTCCTGCGCTCGATCGATCAATACGCGCGGCAGGTGTTCGGCGATGCGACGCGGGAGCGCATCCTCGACGTGTTGCCCAAGGACGTGGCCGCGGAGCTCGAGTACGAGTCGATGCAGGCCATCGTGCTCTACGACCTGGAGGTGCTCAACCGCTACGCCGACGGCGTCACGCGCGAGGCTGCCATGGGAAATGTGGGTTGGGCGCGGGCTGCGGGCGCGTACGCGGTGGGTGGGGAGCTCGGCGCGGTCTTGAGAAACGCGCTCAAGCCCGCCGAAGTGCCCGTGCTGCTGCGCAGGCTGACGCCGACACTGTCGCGCATCTTCTCGTTCGGTAGCTGGGACCTCGACGACGCGTCCCGCATCTCGACCTTGCGCATCGGCGACATGGAGCGGCTCGGCGCGCCGGCTCGGCTCTGGCTGGTCGGGGTCATCGAGGGCGCGCTGGCGGCGGCGGGCGCTCGCGCGCGCACCACCATCGTGCGCGGCGACGTCGCGTACGCTCCGCAGATCATCCTCGACGTGGTCGCCAGCTGA
- the dnaK gene encoding molecular chaperone DnaK, which translates to MGKIIGIDLGTTNSCVAVLEGTNAAGMPEVKVIPNAEGARTTPSVVALTASGERLVGQVAKRQSTTNPENTVYAIKRLMGRKFDDDEVKRHAESVPYRVVKSPNGDAWAEIQGKPMSPPEISAVVLTTIKQIAEAHLGEPITEAVITVPAYFDDAQRQATKDAGRIAGLEVRRIINEPTAASLAYGLDTKKAERIVVYDLGGGTFDVSILEISGGVFNVKATGGDTHLGGEDFDGLVIDMLAQEFQQANGIDLKKDRMALQRLKEAAERAKHELSSSLETDINVPFIATGKTGPLHLERKLKRNELEQLTRPLIDRTVASCKAVLADAKLSADKIDEIVLVGGMTRMPAVQKAVKDLFGKDPNKGVNPDEVVAVGAALQGAALGGAIDEVLLLDVTPLSIGVETGGGVFTRLIGRNTTVPTEKSEIFTTSVDNQSFVPIHVLQGEREMAANNRSLARFELSGIPPAPRGVPKIQVTFRIDANGILAVEAKDLGTGRAQSISVTPTSGLQKDEIDSLVQEGEKFKETDQLRRDMAEMKNQCDTLIYTTEQALEGYADLLGPEKSAGVREKLDALRSALNGGAELAALKDLYSALENATFEIAEAMYGDTEPEA; encoded by the coding sequence ATGGGGAAGATCATCGGCATCGACCTGGGCACGACGAACTCCTGCGTCGCCGTGCTCGAGGGCACCAACGCCGCGGGCATGCCGGAGGTCAAGGTCATTCCCAACGCCGAGGGTGCACGGACCACGCCGTCCGTGGTGGCTCTGACCGCCAGCGGGGAGCGCCTGGTCGGGCAAGTGGCCAAGCGCCAGTCGACCACCAACCCGGAGAACACCGTCTACGCCATCAAACGCCTGATGGGCCGAAAGTTCGACGACGACGAGGTCAAGCGGCACGCCGAGAGCGTCCCCTACCGCGTCGTGAAGAGCCCGAACGGCGACGCCTGGGCGGAGATTCAGGGCAAACCCATGTCCCCGCCGGAGATCTCCGCGGTCGTCCTCACGACCATCAAGCAGATCGCCGAGGCGCACCTCGGTGAGCCGATCACGGAGGCCGTGATCACCGTCCCGGCCTACTTCGACGACGCACAGCGCCAAGCCACCAAGGACGCGGGGCGCATCGCCGGGCTCGAGGTCAGGCGCATCATCAACGAGCCGACCGCCGCCTCACTCGCCTACGGGCTCGACACGAAGAAGGCGGAGCGGATCGTCGTGTACGACCTGGGGGGCGGCACGTTCGACGTGTCGATCCTGGAGATCTCCGGCGGCGTCTTCAACGTGAAGGCTACCGGTGGCGACACCCACCTGGGCGGCGAGGACTTCGACGGCCTGGTCATCGACATGTTGGCGCAGGAGTTCCAACAGGCCAACGGCATCGACCTGAAGAAGGACCGCATGGCGCTCCAGCGGCTCAAGGAGGCCGCGGAGCGCGCCAAGCACGAGCTCTCGTCGTCGCTCGAAACCGACATCAACGTCCCGTTCATCGCGACCGGCAAGACCGGCCCGCTCCACTTGGAACGGAAGTTGAAGCGCAACGAGCTCGAGCAGCTGACGCGGCCGCTCATCGACCGCACGGTGGCCTCGTGCAAAGCAGTGCTCGCCGACGCCAAGCTCAGCGCCGACAAGATCGACGAGATCGTGCTGGTCGGCGGCATGACCCGGATGCCCGCCGTGCAGAAGGCGGTCAAGGACCTGTTCGGGAAGGACCCCAACAAGGGCGTCAACCCGGACGAGGTAGTGGCGGTGGGCGCCGCGCTGCAAGGCGCTGCCCTCGGCGGCGCCATCGACGAGGTGCTGCTGCTCGACGTGACGCCGCTGTCCATCGGCGTGGAGACCGGCGGCGGCGTGTTCACCCGACTGATCGGCCGCAACACCACGGTCCCCACGGAGAAGAGCGAGATCTTCACCACGAGCGTGGACAACCAGAGCTTCGTGCCGATTCACGTGCTGCAAGGCGAGCGCGAGATGGCGGCGAACAACCGCAGCCTCGCCCGCTTCGAGCTCTCCGGTATCCCCCCGGCCCCGCGCGGCGTGCCGAAGATTCAGGTCACCTTCCGCATCGATGCCAACGGCATCCTGGCGGTCGAGGCGAAGGACCTCGGCACCGGGCGCGCGCAGAGCATCAGCGTGACGCCGACCAGCGGTCTTCAGAAGGACGAGATCGACTCGCTGGTGCAAGAGGGCGAGAAGTTCAAGGAGACGGACCAGCTACGCCGCGACATGGCGGAGATGAAGAACCAGTGCGACACGCTGATCTACACCACCGAACAAGCGCTGGAGGGTTACGCTGACCTGCTCGGACCCGAGAAGTCGGCAGGCGTGCGCGAGAAGCTCGACGCGCTCCGGTCCGCGCTGAACGGCGGCGCCGAGCTGGCGGCGCTCAAGGACCTGTACTCGGCCCTCGAGAACGCGACCTTCGAGATCGCCGAGGCCATGTACGGCGACACCGAACCCGAAGCCTGA
- a CDS encoding zinc ribbon domain-containing protein has protein sequence MKTGFFDRVTLCSSCGAPLDIGTGDEPVRCGKCGARNQVVARIDDAVAEGWSADELARLDHLRAQSPAYAPDPALLPFLAGMRLAQHARAEAFAHWQALRARSSPGDVAAERRLVELAWLLALRSAEDGDPHRERGLLESSLCLVRTPRATQIARAGLAALAARMGDPAGGEAWLRLCEPRSADLRTDSYYRFARAMVDTAKGELGAVLTVLGGNDVEVPIVEELSGACALLRANAWERLGRLGAAVDLLSHYKFESDAFGQQLARSFQSANARLDLCPKSELESERRRQRALGRRGIPWTKGMLVILGLSVHFALGGLLLIAEGLWSLYSSDGTSFGLSIMCSFIMFFTAAIFVPLFWGAFRRTQRQRAMLTRGEIAPGRVLSASVVTESPGSVAFAARLWICPDRAPPFEVETTIGSSPERFAELRAGKPFTVRYLDRDVLFEPVLR, from the coding sequence GTCCGCTGCGGCAAGTGCGGCGCACGGAACCAGGTCGTGGCGCGCATCGACGACGCGGTCGCCGAGGGGTGGTCCGCGGACGAGCTCGCGCGGCTCGACCACCTGCGCGCGCAGAGCCCCGCCTATGCGCCGGATCCGGCGCTGCTGCCGTTCCTGGCGGGCATGCGCCTGGCCCAACACGCCAGGGCCGAGGCCTTTGCTCACTGGCAGGCGCTCCGCGCTCGGTCGTCGCCGGGCGACGTCGCCGCCGAGCGACGCCTGGTCGAGCTCGCCTGGCTCTTGGCCCTGCGCTCCGCGGAGGACGGCGACCCGCATCGCGAGCGCGGCTTGCTCGAGAGCTCGCTTTGCTTGGTGCGGACGCCGCGCGCGACTCAGATTGCGCGCGCCGGCCTGGCAGCGCTGGCGGCTCGGATGGGTGATCCGGCTGGGGGTGAAGCATGGCTCCGGCTCTGCGAGCCACGCTCGGCCGACCTGCGAACCGATTCGTACTACCGCTTCGCGCGCGCGATGGTGGACACCGCGAAGGGCGAGCTCGGGGCCGTGCTCACCGTGCTCGGCGGAAACGACGTCGAGGTGCCCATCGTGGAAGAGCTCAGCGGAGCCTGCGCGCTCCTGCGCGCCAACGCCTGGGAACGCCTGGGGCGCCTCGGAGCCGCCGTCGATCTGCTGTCGCACTACAAGTTCGAGTCCGATGCGTTCGGCCAGCAGCTGGCTCGGAGCTTCCAGAGCGCGAACGCGCGCCTCGACCTGTGCCCCAAGTCCGAGCTCGAGTCCGAGCGCCGGCGGCAGCGCGCGCTGGGTCGCCGCGGCATTCCGTGGACCAAGGGCATGCTGGTGATCCTGGGTTTGTCCGTTCACTTCGCCCTGGGCGGCCTGTTGCTCATCGCCGAAGGCCTTTGGTCGCTGTACTCGTCCGACGGCACGAGCTTCGGGCTGTCGATCATGTGCTCGTTCATCATGTTCTTCACTGCGGCCATCTTCGTGCCGTTGTTCTGGGGCGCGTTTCGTCGCACTCAGCGCCAGCGCGCCATGCTGACCCGGGGAGAGATCGCCCCCGGACGGGTGCTCAGCGCGAGCGTGGTGACCGAGTCGCCCGGCAGCGTGGCCTTCGCCGCCCGGCTGTGGATTTGCCCCGATCGCGCGCCGCCGTTCGAGGTCGAGACGACCATCGGCTCGAGCCCCGAGCGCTTCGCCGAGCTTCGGGCGGGGAAGCCTTTCACGGTGCGCTACCTGGACCGCGACGTCTTGTTCGAGCCGGTGTTGCGCTGA
- a CDS encoding UvrD-helicase domain-containing protein, which produces MPELNAPQTEAAAHTEGPLLVFAGAGSGKTRVITFRIANLLSQHRVPPYRILAVTFTNKAAGELKARLEQLAGADVTRDLWAGTFHSVCARLLRRYHAEAGLGPKFVIYDESDQKAVVTRLLKERGLDDRRMPPRWVLSKIHAQKREGRGPGDLDRQSGFDAELIDLFEGYERSLRSSNAVDFEDLIVLAMRVAEDPESAAGRDLRERFRYVLVDEFQDTNLTQYRLVRALSASTRNLCVVGDDDQSIYRWRGADVRIIRGFRRDFPDATVVKLEQNYRSSANIVKAALGVIAPALEREPKQLWTDAPLGDPVRVRSVPNEREEAAFVVRTVRSELGRGVDARKIAVFYRVHAQSRVLEEALRAENVPYQIIGGMRFFERAEVKDLVAYLRLLDNPKSDADLLRIINVPARGIGDKTVELVLDAAAERSVSALEALSALVREGALSGAAKSKLAGFVELMDRLRAAAAELTPSELAGHVLEETGYRKRLRDEDSAESDARQENLQELIGSIREYEEEADQKGEAPSLSAWLERVSLVSAVDAAKDVPSVSLMTVHAAKGLEFTTVLLTGLEEETFPYRGMDSDGIDDLEEERRLAYVAVTRARERLYVTHAEARTLFGRTSYKSPSRFLRDLPDEAVSREGPPRPAPYISPTRRDFDDEYSAPRPRAPAWQAAVDKARARMGTAAPGERVIDREAFDDIADADSPRIRPGDRVRHKQFGRGVVERVEHDGSVTVVARFPGYGSRRVRAEWLEPG; this is translated from the coding sequence ATGCCCGAGCTCAACGCCCCGCAGACCGAAGCCGCCGCCCACACCGAGGGGCCGCTGCTGGTGTTCGCGGGGGCGGGCAGCGGCAAGACTCGGGTGATCACCTTTCGCATCGCGAACTTGCTGTCGCAGCACCGGGTGCCCCCCTACCGCATCCTGGCCGTCACCTTCACCAACAAGGCGGCGGGCGAGCTCAAGGCCCGGCTCGAGCAGCTGGCCGGCGCCGACGTCACTCGAGACCTCTGGGCCGGCACCTTCCACTCCGTGTGCGCGAGGCTCCTGCGCCGCTACCACGCGGAGGCGGGCCTCGGCCCCAAGTTCGTCATCTACGACGAGTCGGATCAGAAGGCCGTCGTCACGCGCCTGCTCAAGGAGCGCGGGCTCGACGACCGACGCATGCCTCCGCGCTGGGTGCTCTCCAAGATCCACGCCCAGAAACGCGAAGGACGCGGCCCGGGCGACCTGGACCGGCAGAGCGGGTTCGACGCGGAGCTCATCGACCTGTTCGAAGGCTACGAGCGCTCGCTTCGGAGCTCGAACGCCGTGGATTTCGAGGACCTGATCGTGCTCGCCATGCGCGTCGCGGAGGACCCGGAGAGCGCCGCCGGGCGCGACCTGCGCGAGCGCTTCCGCTACGTGCTGGTGGACGAGTTCCAGGACACCAACCTGACCCAGTACCGGCTGGTGCGCGCTCTCTCCGCCAGCACGCGAAACCTGTGCGTCGTCGGCGACGACGACCAGAGCATCTACCGCTGGCGCGGCGCGGACGTGCGCATCATCCGCGGCTTCCGTCGCGATTTCCCCGACGCCACGGTGGTGAAGCTCGAGCAGAACTACCGCTCCAGCGCCAACATCGTGAAGGCGGCCCTCGGGGTCATCGCGCCGGCGCTCGAGCGCGAGCCCAAGCAGCTCTGGACCGACGCGCCGCTCGGCGATCCGGTGCGCGTCCGCAGCGTGCCGAACGAGCGCGAGGAAGCGGCGTTCGTCGTGCGCACCGTGCGGAGCGAGCTCGGGCGCGGCGTGGACGCCAGGAAGATCGCCGTCTTCTACCGCGTTCACGCCCAGTCTCGCGTGCTGGAGGAGGCCCTCCGCGCCGAGAACGTGCCCTACCAGATCATCGGAGGCATGCGCTTCTTCGAGCGCGCCGAGGTCAAGGATCTGGTCGCCTACCTGCGCTTGCTCGACAACCCCAAGAGCGACGCGGATCTGCTCCGGATCATCAACGTGCCGGCGCGCGGCATCGGGGACAAGACCGTGGAGCTGGTGCTCGACGCCGCGGCGGAGCGCTCCGTCTCCGCCCTCGAGGCGCTCTCGGCGTTGGTGCGCGAGGGGGCCCTCTCGGGCGCGGCCAAGAGCAAGCTCGCGGGCTTCGTCGAGCTCATGGACCGCCTGCGCGCTGCCGCCGCCGAGCTCACGCCCAGCGAGCTCGCCGGTCACGTGCTCGAGGAGACGGGCTACCGCAAGCGCCTGCGCGACGAGGACTCCGCGGAGAGCGACGCGAGGCAGGAGAACCTGCAAGAGCTGATCGGCTCGATCCGCGAGTACGAAGAGGAGGCCGACCAGAAGGGCGAGGCCCCGAGCCTCTCCGCCTGGCTCGAGCGCGTCTCGCTGGTCAGCGCGGTGGACGCCGCGAAGGACGTGCCCAGCGTCTCGCTGATGACGGTACACGCCGCCAAGGGGCTGGAGTTCACGACCGTGCTGCTCACGGGCCTGGAGGAGGAGACCTTCCCGTACCGCGGCATGGACTCCGACGGCATCGACGATCTCGAGGAGGAGCGCCGCCTGGCCTACGTGGCCGTCACCCGGGCCCGCGAGCGCCTGTACGTGACCCACGCGGAGGCGCGTACCCTGTTCGGACGCACCAGCTACAAGTCCCCCAGCCGGTTCCTTCGGGATCTACCCGACGAGGCGGTCTCGAGGGAGGGTCCGCCCCGACCGGCGCCCTACATTTCGCCAACGCGACGCGACTTCGACGACGAATACTCGGCGCCGCGGCCGCGCGCGCCCGCCTGGCAGGCCGCGGTGGACAAGGCGCGCGCGCGGATGGGCACGGCGGCGCCGGGCGAGCGCGTGATCGATCGCGAGGCCTTCGACGACATCGCCGACGCGGACTCCCCCCGCATCCGCCCCGGCGATCGCGTGCGCCACAAGCAGTTCGGGCGCGGCGTGGTCGAGCGGGTGGAGCACGACGGCAGCGTGACGGTGGTCGCGCGCTTTCCGGGCTACGGCTCGCGGCGTGTGCGGGCGGAGTGGCTGGAGCCGGGGTGA